From a single Sinomonas atrocyanea genomic region:
- the zwf gene encoding glucose-6-phosphate dehydrogenase: MSITYVDPGAKGRPNLLRDPRDRRLSRVAGPSSLVLFGITGDLARKKLVPALYDLATRGLLPPSFGLVGFARRNPDNDDFAAVLKESVKTHSRAPFDEDVWAQLSAGMRFVEGEFDDDDAFGRLALTLAELEEQRGTLGNHAFYLSIPPKTFEQVCRQLSKHGLAKADGDAWRRVVIEKPFGHDLASARKLNEIVESVFPPDCVFRIDHYLGKETVQNILALRFVNRLFEPVWNASHVDHVQITMAEDIGTSGRAGYYDGVGAARDVIQNHLLQLLALTAMEEPLSFNAEDLRAEKEKVLAAVQLPADLSQQSARGQFTGGWQGGELVQGYLEEDGIAADSTTETYAAIRLDINTRRWAGVPFYLRSGKRLGRRVTEIAVVFKHAPNRLFAGQSQDDLGQNTVVIRVQPDEGVTLRFSSKVPGTQMEVRDVTMDFGYGHAFTESSPEAYERLILDVLLGEPPLFPRHREVELSWRIFDPFQGYWASLTERPEPYAPGSWGPASADELLARDGRSWRRP, from the coding sequence ATGTCCATCACTTACGTTGATCCGGGTGCGAAGGGACGGCCAAATCTGCTGCGGGACCCGCGTGATCGCCGGCTTTCCCGGGTTGCAGGCCCCTCATCGTTAGTGCTTTTCGGAATCACCGGAGACTTGGCCCGCAAGAAGCTCGTGCCTGCCCTGTACGACCTGGCCACGCGGGGACTGCTGCCGCCCAGCTTTGGGCTCGTCGGATTCGCTCGGCGGAACCCGGACAACGACGACTTTGCGGCCGTGCTCAAAGAGTCGGTCAAGACGCATTCTCGCGCCCCCTTCGATGAGGATGTCTGGGCCCAGCTTTCCGCTGGCATGCGGTTCGTCGAGGGAGAATTCGACGACGACGATGCCTTTGGGCGGCTTGCCCTCACGTTGGCTGAGTTGGAGGAGCAGCGCGGCACGCTCGGAAACCACGCCTTCTACCTCTCCATCCCCCCGAAGACCTTCGAGCAGGTGTGCAGGCAGCTGTCCAAGCACGGTCTAGCCAAGGCCGATGGGGACGCCTGGCGCCGTGTGGTCATCGAGAAGCCGTTCGGCCATGATCTCGCTTCGGCACGCAAGCTCAACGAGATCGTCGAATCGGTCTTCCCGCCCGACTGTGTGTTCCGCATTGACCACTACCTCGGCAAGGAAACGGTCCAGAACATCCTGGCACTACGTTTCGTCAATCGCCTCTTCGAGCCAGTCTGGAACGCCAGCCACGTTGACCACGTCCAGATCACCATGGCCGAGGATATCGGCACGAGTGGCCGAGCCGGATACTACGACGGCGTAGGCGCGGCCCGCGACGTGATTCAGAACCACCTGCTCCAACTGCTGGCCCTCACCGCCATGGAGGAACCCCTCTCATTCAATGCCGAGGACCTCCGGGCCGAGAAGGAGAAAGTCCTCGCCGCAGTCCAGCTCCCGGCGGACCTGTCCCAGCAATCGGCACGAGGACAGTTCACAGGCGGCTGGCAGGGCGGCGAACTCGTTCAGGGCTACCTCGAGGAAGACGGCATCGCCGCCGATTCCACAACCGAGACGTATGCGGCGATCCGGCTCGACATCAACACCCGGAGATGGGCAGGCGTCCCGTTCTACCTGAGATCTGGAAAGCGGCTAGGCCGCCGCGTCACGGAAATTGCCGTGGTGTTCAAACATGCGCCCAACCGTCTTTTCGCCGGCCAGAGCCAGGACGACCTCGGCCAGAATACCGTCGTGATCAGGGTCCAGCCCGATGAGGGAGTCACTCTCCGATTCAGCTCGAAGGTCCCCGGCACCCAGATGGAAGTCCGCGACGTGACGATGGACTTCGGCTACGGCCATGCGTTCACCGAGTCCAGCCCCGAGGCCTATGAACGGCTCATTCTGGACGTCCTCCTCGGGGAGCCGCCGCTGTTCCCCCGCCACCGGGAGGTGGAACTGTCCTGGAGAATCTTCGACCCCTTCCAGGGCTACTGGGCCTCGCTGACGGAACGGCCCGAGCCATACGCTCCGGGAAGCTGGGGACCGGCCTCCGCCGATGAGCTGCTCGCCCGAGATGGACGAAGCTGGAGGAGGCCATGA
- a CDS encoding formylglycine-generating enzyme family protein, with protein MVIPAGEFLMGDGLGEGYAADGEIPVHAVELDGFRMDATAVTNRMFAAFVEATGYRSEAERYGSSAVFHLLADAPDADILGTAAGTPWWLNVQGADWAHPAGARSHWQDIPDHPAVHVSWHDAQAYCAWAGRRLPTEAEWEYAARGGLHGARYAWGDELTPGAEHRCNIWQGTFPTHNTAEDGYIGTAPVRSFPPNGYGLYEVAGNVWEWCADWFLPRYYAKSPRHNPQGPSIGNGRVMRGGSYLCHDSYCSRYRVAARNHNTPDSSSGNCGFRTIALPLPEGQGR; from the coding sequence GTGGTGATCCCGGCCGGCGAGTTCCTCATGGGTGACGGGCTCGGGGAGGGGTACGCCGCGGACGGCGAAATCCCCGTCCACGCGGTGGAGCTCGACGGATTCCGGATGGATGCGACGGCGGTGACCAACCGCATGTTCGCCGCGTTCGTGGAGGCGACGGGGTACCGGAGCGAGGCCGAGCGGTACGGGTCCTCCGCCGTGTTCCACCTCCTCGCCGACGCCCCCGACGCCGACATCCTCGGCACGGCTGCGGGCACGCCGTGGTGGCTGAACGTCCAAGGGGCCGACTGGGCCCACCCCGCCGGGGCCCGCTCCCACTGGCAGGACATCCCCGACCACCCCGCCGTCCACGTCTCCTGGCACGACGCCCAGGCCTACTGCGCCTGGGCCGGTCGGCGCCTGCCCACCGAGGCCGAATGGGAGTACGCCGCCCGCGGCGGCCTCCACGGCGCCCGCTACGCCTGGGGCGACGAGCTCACCCCCGGCGCGGAGCACCGCTGCAACATCTGGCAGGGCACCTTCCCCACCCACAACACCGCCGAGGACGGCTACATCGGCACCGCACCCGTCCGCTCCTTCCCACCCAACGGCTACGGACTCTACGAAGTCGCCGGCAACGTCTGGGAATGGTGCGCCGACTGGTTCCTCCCCAGGTACTACGCCAAATCGCCCCGGCACAATCCGCAGGGGCCCTCGATCGGCAACGGCCGCGTCATGCGCGGAGGCTCCTACCTCTGCCACGACTCCTACTGCAGCCGCTACCGCGTCGCCGCCCGCAACCACAACACCCCAGACTCCTCCAGCGGCAACTGCGGCTTCCGCACCATCGCCCTCCCACTCCCGGAAGGGCAGGGCCGGTGA
- a CDS encoding IclR family transcriptional regulator encodes MNGGGPSTVTNSLRILEIVARFGTGTTAKEITDSLQIPPATAYRVLNALVGDEYLARTSDLRGFALGHAISGLITAAAPPTVPTAARRLIEEFRSGNRFAVHLIMFRNASLRIADEDPDYPLQSAFNLLRYPHASAAGKLMLAHLDDLASTLPRGHLQKLTPNTITDKRRLSEILEEIRTKGEATEISELEEGSSRLALPVCLPDGSAGAALCLSAPAERFTALREQAGAAREVATQLAPFLF; translated from the coding sequence ATGAACGGCGGTGGCCCCAGCACAGTGACTAACTCTCTCCGGATCCTGGAGATCGTGGCGCGTTTCGGCACCGGGACGACGGCAAAGGAGATCACCGACTCCCTCCAGATTCCGCCCGCTACTGCCTACCGGGTGCTGAATGCCCTCGTCGGCGATGAGTATCTGGCCCGCACCTCAGACCTCCGCGGATTCGCGCTCGGACATGCGATTTCTGGCCTGATAACGGCGGCGGCCCCGCCGACCGTTCCCACCGCGGCCCGCCGGCTCATCGAGGAGTTCCGCAGCGGGAACCGTTTCGCGGTGCATCTCATCATGTTCCGCAACGCATCCCTCAGGATCGCCGACGAGGACCCTGATTACCCGCTTCAGTCCGCATTCAACCTACTCCGCTACCCGCATGCCTCCGCTGCCGGCAAATTGATGCTCGCTCATCTCGACGATTTGGCTTCGACCCTCCCACGCGGGCACCTGCAGAAGCTGACGCCCAATACCATCACGGACAAGCGGCGCCTCAGTGAGATCCTCGAGGAGATCAGGACGAAAGGGGAGGCTACGGAAATCAGCGAATTGGAGGAGGGCTCTTCCAGGCTCGCGCTTCCGGTGTGCCTCCCGGATGGCTCCGCTGGCGCGGCGCTCTGTCTGTCGGCTCCCGCTGAACGCTTCACCGCCCTGCGAGAACAGGCCGGCGCCGCCCGCGAGGTGGCCACGCAGCTGGCACCGTTCCTCTTCTAG
- the hxlB gene encoding 6-phospho-3-hexuloisomerase, translating into MNSTAIGTLTAPVEPGDIVRSLFLVKEEIADTTGKVNEHEVAAVAAHLAHPGRVFVAGAGRSGLVLRMAAMRLMHLGMTVHVAGDTTTPAIGSGDLLLVASGSGTTSGVVKAAETAAKAGARIAAFTTNPTSPLAGLADAVVTIPAAQKTDHASSVSAQYAGSLFEQVLFLVTEALFQSLWDNTDAPAEQLWLRHANLE; encoded by the coding sequence GTGAATTCAACAGCCATCGGCACGCTGACCGCGCCCGTCGAGCCAGGAGACATCGTCCGCAGCCTGTTCCTGGTCAAGGAAGAGATCGCGGACACCACGGGCAAGGTTAACGAGCACGAGGTCGCAGCCGTTGCAGCGCATCTCGCTCACCCAGGCCGCGTATTCGTCGCCGGAGCCGGGCGCAGTGGCCTGGTCCTACGCATGGCCGCCATGCGCCTGATGCACCTGGGCATGACCGTTCATGTGGCCGGCGACACGACCACTCCCGCGATCGGCTCCGGTGACCTGCTCCTGGTCGCCTCTGGATCGGGCACCACTTCTGGGGTGGTCAAGGCGGCCGAGACCGCCGCGAAGGCAGGAGCCCGCATCGCGGCTTTCACCACCAATCCCACCTCCCCCCTCGCCGGGCTCGCAGACGCAGTCGTCACCATCCCTGCTGCTCAGAAGACCGACCACGCCTCCAGCGTCTCCGCCCAGTACGCCGGCTCCCTCTTCGAGCAGGTGCTCTTCCTCGTCACTGAGGCACTCTTCCAGTCCCTCTGGGACAACACGGACGCTCCCGCCGAACAGCTCTGGCTGCGCCACGCCAACCTCGAGTAG
- a CDS encoding DUF202 domain-containing protein, giving the protein MTPSPTPDEQTRDPGLQPERTSLSWGRTLLALLVSDLLIWRAWSRSLSRHEGRIEGNALTLGLAAGTAAAATAVIACCVIYRTRTLRTDTQAPPAGLMLTTTTALLALAAATTVSILLTK; this is encoded by the coding sequence ATGACACCCAGCCCCACGCCAGACGAGCAGACCCGCGACCCCGGGCTGCAGCCCGAACGCACCTCCCTGTCCTGGGGAAGGACCCTGCTGGCCCTGCTCGTCTCAGACCTGCTCATCTGGCGCGCCTGGAGCCGGTCCCTGTCCAGGCACGAAGGCAGGATCGAAGGCAACGCCCTCACCCTAGGCCTGGCAGCCGGCACCGCCGCCGCGGCCACCGCCGTCATCGCCTGCTGCGTCATCTACCGCACCCGCACACTCCGCACCGACACCCAGGCGCCCCCAGCGGGACTCATGCTCACCACCACGACCGCCCTGCTCGCCCTCGCCGCAGCCACCACCGTCTCAATACTTCTCACCAAATAG
- a CDS encoding APC family permease, with the protein MAVIPALVAPALFLGFSGSNLLLTFGAAMVVIVLVSFCLRPMAKRMAAVSGLYSYTAKGLGQGPAITVGWSAMFGYAFVAMGSLLAVGTYVVEFLTNLGARLPDPRMFTVLTIVAAAAGGCLLMVRGIRISSWFTLSVEAAAIGVIAVLMIVYFVLNAPKASFTSELIWNGNIDSLWLGTVVAVSAFVGFESPTTLGGEAYKPFINVPRAITWTPLVTGVLFILAAAAQDLALKEAPSSIRASPTPLSDLIFSTSPLFAAVLDLGIAASWFACAIASMNALARILFCMGREGVAPRMVGRTHPVFRSPSTAIMAAMPVVAAVPIAVVASGVPLQQGLADLFTLGAYGYLGAYVLTTASLPFFLRRIGESTYASWVLGPATSLAIVAVLAEAATVSIRSGNAVSLVYGAVLLLSVVYAIILRLRFPQLLASVGIYDETRELDLFRGEPAP; encoded by the coding sequence ATGGCCGTCATTCCTGCCCTTGTCGCCCCTGCCCTCTTCCTCGGGTTCAGCGGATCAAACCTCCTACTGACGTTCGGTGCCGCCATGGTCGTGATCGTCCTGGTTTCCTTCTGTTTGAGGCCCATGGCCAAGCGCATGGCCGCCGTCAGCGGCCTCTACAGCTACACGGCCAAGGGGCTCGGCCAAGGACCAGCAATTACCGTCGGGTGGTCGGCCATGTTCGGCTATGCCTTCGTGGCGATGGGCAGCCTGTTGGCCGTGGGCACCTATGTCGTTGAGTTCTTGACCAATCTCGGGGCCCGGCTGCCAGATCCCCGGATGTTCACCGTTCTGACGATTGTCGCCGCCGCAGCCGGCGGCTGCCTTCTCATGGTCAGAGGAATTCGGATATCCTCGTGGTTCACGCTCTCGGTGGAAGCCGCCGCCATCGGCGTCATCGCTGTCCTCATGATTGTCTACTTCGTCCTCAACGCGCCGAAGGCCAGCTTCACGAGCGAATTGATATGGAATGGAAACATCGATTCGCTGTGGCTCGGCACCGTCGTGGCCGTGAGTGCATTTGTCGGCTTCGAGAGCCCGACAACCCTTGGGGGCGAGGCGTACAAGCCTTTCATCAATGTCCCTCGGGCCATTACGTGGACCCCACTCGTGACGGGTGTGCTCTTCATTCTCGCCGCGGCCGCTCAGGACCTGGCCCTCAAGGAGGCGCCGTCATCCATCAGGGCGAGCCCCACGCCCTTGTCCGACCTGATCTTCAGCACTTCTCCATTGTTCGCCGCAGTCCTTGATCTCGGGATCGCGGCTTCGTGGTTCGCGTGCGCCATCGCTTCCATGAACGCCCTCGCGCGGATCCTGTTCTGCATGGGGCGTGAAGGCGTTGCGCCCCGGATGGTTGGGCGGACCCACCCCGTGTTTCGAAGCCCTTCGACAGCGATCATGGCGGCCATGCCTGTGGTTGCCGCGGTTCCGATTGCGGTCGTCGCCTCTGGTGTACCTCTCCAGCAGGGTCTTGCGGACCTCTTCACGCTTGGCGCCTACGGGTACCTCGGGGCCTACGTGCTGACTACCGCATCGTTGCCGTTCTTCCTGCGACGGATTGGCGAGAGCACCTACGCCAGCTGGGTCCTGGGGCCGGCGACTTCCTTGGCCATCGTAGCGGTGCTTGCGGAAGCTGCGACGGTGTCGATCCGCAGTGGCAACGCCGTGAGTCTCGTCTATGGTGCTGTCCTCCTCCTCAGCGTCGTCTACGCCATCATCCTCCGCCTCCGGTTCCCGCAGCTCCTCGCATCCGTGGGCATCTATGACGAGACCCGGGAGCTGGACCTTTTCAGGGGGGAACCTGCTCCATGA
- a CDS encoding TetR/AcrR family transcriptional regulator, whose translation MSRIPAEERRLQFVEAAARVIASEGLQAATTRRIAAEADAPLAALHYCFRSKEELLQDVYHYLSRDYAKSLSPIHDIGAGLPHVIRQHAHRIWDRIRERPHEQVTTFELLLRRFREAPDHEPIARAQNRSMYEGWVTSTARLFHSATQAAGTDAPDNLDLLARLFISGIDGISMQHLADPDDERSRLLIDMLADSLIALLPVPAGAAARQAQSH comes from the coding sequence GGATCCCGGCCGAGGAACGGCGGCTGCAGTTCGTCGAGGCCGCAGCCAGAGTCATCGCCTCTGAGGGCCTGCAGGCTGCCACCACGCGGCGCATCGCGGCCGAGGCCGACGCGCCGCTGGCAGCCCTCCACTACTGCTTCCGCAGCAAGGAGGAGCTCCTTCAGGATGTCTACCACTACCTCAGCCGCGACTATGCGAAAAGCCTCTCGCCCATACACGACATCGGCGCAGGCCTCCCCCACGTAATCCGCCAGCACGCACACCGCATCTGGGACCGCATTCGCGAACGGCCACACGAGCAGGTCACGACCTTCGAACTGCTCCTGCGCCGCTTCCGCGAGGCCCCCGACCACGAGCCAATAGCCAGGGCGCAGAACCGATCAATGTACGAGGGATGGGTCACTTCCACGGCGCGGCTCTTCCACTCCGCCACACAAGCCGCGGGCACCGACGCCCCGGACAATCTCGACCTCCTCGCGCGGCTCTTCATATCGGGCATCGACGGGATCAGCATGCAGCACCTCGCCGACCCCGACGACGAGCGGTCCCGCCTCCTGATTGACATGCTGGCCGACTCCCTCATAGCGCTCCTGCCTGTGCCGGCAGGTGCGGCCGCTCGGCAGGCGCAGAGCCACTAG
- a CDS encoding glyceraldehyde-3-phosphate dehydrogenase has translation METSDSCLHAWMGQEALAEAMIPVIGRLYRENDVVMSVYGRALTNRSTLEILKAHRFARRVSKEELPLEETAPLLTALSQLELGAADIDIALLNQRFRDGGGACGLEEFLRRELADVVGKRGADDCARTDIVLYGFGRIGRLLARLLVEKTGGGHGLRLRAVVVRRASDRDLAKRASLLRRDSVHGSFEGTIRVDDTSDTITANGVQIQVIYSDDPASIDYTAYGIKDALVVDNTGQWRDTKGVAQHLRSKGVARVLLTAPGKGELKNIVHGINHHDITATDRIVTAASCTTNAIAPVLQAINDRYGIVNGHIETVHSFTNDQNLIDNFHRGDRRGRSAALNMVITETGAANAIAKALPELAGKLTGNAIRVPTPDVSMAILNLNLERWTTKEEVNDYLREVSLHSDLRDQIDYIESSEVVSTDFVGSRSAGTVDGLATISNGSSVILYVWYDNEFGYSSQVIRVMEQMAGLRRPTFPAPDIVDEAISMLAAAGSR, from the coding sequence ATGGAAACCTCAGATTCTTGTCTCCATGCGTGGATGGGCCAAGAAGCCCTCGCGGAAGCCATGATTCCGGTGATCGGCCGGCTGTACCGCGAGAACGATGTCGTCATGTCCGTCTATGGTCGGGCACTGACCAACAGGTCCACGCTGGAGATCCTGAAGGCGCACCGCTTCGCGCGCCGCGTCAGCAAGGAGGAACTGCCCTTGGAGGAGACGGCACCTCTGCTGACGGCCCTGTCGCAGTTAGAACTGGGCGCTGCCGACATTGATATCGCGCTGCTGAACCAGAGATTCAGGGACGGCGGCGGGGCCTGCGGTTTGGAGGAATTCCTGCGCCGCGAACTGGCCGATGTGGTGGGCAAGCGCGGCGCCGATGATTGTGCCCGCACGGACATCGTGCTATACGGATTCGGAAGGATCGGGCGGTTGCTGGCACGCCTTCTGGTAGAAAAGACCGGGGGAGGCCACGGCCTGCGCCTGCGCGCGGTCGTCGTCCGGCGCGCCTCCGACCGCGATCTAGCCAAGCGCGCCAGCCTGCTCCGCCGCGATTCCGTGCATGGCTCTTTCGAAGGCACCATCAGGGTAGACGACACCTCTGACACCATCACTGCCAACGGCGTTCAGATCCAGGTCATCTACTCGGATGACCCCGCCAGCATCGATTACACCGCTTACGGCATCAAGGACGCCCTGGTCGTGGACAACACGGGCCAGTGGCGCGACACCAAGGGGGTAGCACAGCACCTGCGGAGTAAAGGCGTTGCGCGTGTATTGCTGACCGCCCCAGGCAAGGGCGAACTGAAGAACATCGTGCACGGCATCAACCACCACGACATCACCGCTACCGACCGGATCGTGACTGCAGCCTCCTGCACTACTAACGCGATCGCGCCCGTTCTGCAGGCCATCAACGACAGGTACGGGATCGTGAACGGCCACATTGAGACGGTCCACTCATTCACCAACGACCAGAATCTGATCGACAACTTCCACCGTGGTGATCGACGCGGGCGCTCCGCAGCTCTGAACATGGTGATCACCGAGACCGGTGCGGCCAACGCGATAGCAAAGGCACTGCCAGAACTGGCGGGGAAGCTCACGGGCAACGCGATCCGCGTCCCGACGCCGGACGTTTCTATGGCCATCCTCAACCTCAATCTGGAACGCTGGACTACCAAGGAAGAAGTGAACGACTACCTGCGCGAGGTGTCACTGCATTCTGATCTGCGCGACCAGATCGACTACATCGAGTCATCCGAGGTCGTCTCCACCGACTTTGTCGGTTCCCGCAGCGCAGGCACTGTTGACGGCCTCGCAACCATCTCCAACGGCAGCAGCGTGATTCTCTACGTCTGGTATGACAACGAATTTGGCTACAGCTCGCAGGTCATTCGGGTCATGGAACAGATGGCCGGCTTGAGGCGGCCCACTTTCCCGGCGCCGGATATCGTCGACGAAGCCATCTCGATGCTCGCTGCCGCCGGATCGAGGTAG
- a CDS encoding glucose-6-phosphate dehydrogenase assembly protein OpcA: protein MILDLSNTTSSQIAKGLASLREHGGVTALGRVLTLVVITKSGMEEEAINAANVASREHPCRIIVLAAGSPGERTRLNAQLRTGEHAGASEVIVLRGRGELAIGSESLVAPLLLPDAPIVAWWPRNAPKNASQTSIGRIAHRRITDSANEVDPLLALENIGATYRAGDTDLAWTRLTNWRVHLAAVLDQPSPSPIISVVVQGASDSPSTILLAAWLRRALDVPVAIVADPPGTGIRGVRLRRSSGDICLHRPGFAVAELTKPGQPTQRISLPRRTLQDCLAEELRRLDPDEVFGETVLSLGASTIRHENALTTV, encoded by the coding sequence ATGATCCTCGACCTCTCCAACACCACCAGCTCGCAGATCGCCAAGGGACTCGCTTCCCTTCGTGAACACGGCGGCGTCACGGCCCTGGGGCGAGTCCTCACCCTGGTCGTCATCACCAAGTCCGGAATGGAAGAAGAGGCGATCAACGCCGCGAACGTGGCAAGTCGAGAGCACCCCTGCCGGATCATCGTGCTGGCCGCGGGCTCTCCGGGGGAACGCACCCGGTTGAACGCCCAGCTCCGCACTGGCGAGCATGCCGGAGCATCAGAGGTCATCGTGCTGCGGGGCCGTGGGGAACTCGCGATAGGAAGCGAGTCACTCGTCGCACCTCTTCTGCTCCCAGACGCTCCAATCGTCGCCTGGTGGCCTCGCAATGCCCCCAAGAATGCTTCCCAGACCTCGATCGGGCGCATAGCGCACCGCAGGATCACGGATTCCGCCAACGAGGTGGACCCGCTACTGGCTCTGGAGAACATCGGAGCGACCTACAGGGCAGGTGACACGGACTTGGCCTGGACCCGGCTGACCAACTGGCGCGTCCACCTTGCTGCGGTCCTCGACCAGCCCAGCCCCTCGCCGATCATCTCCGTAGTGGTCCAGGGAGCCTCCGATTCCCCCAGCACGATCCTTCTCGCGGCCTGGCTGCGGCGCGCGCTGGACGTCCCCGTCGCGATTGTGGCCGATCCTCCGGGCACGGGAATCCGCGGCGTCCGGCTTCGCAGGAGCTCAGGGGACATCTGTCTGCACCGGCCCGGATTCGCCGTGGCTGAGCTAACCAAGCCGGGGCAGCCGACACAGCGGATCTCCTTGCCGCGCCGCACGCTGCAGGACTGCCTTGCCGAGGAACTGCGCCGCCTCGATCCAGATGAAGTATTCGGCGAAACGGTCCTCAGCCTCGGGGCTTCCACGATCCGTCACGAGAACGCCCTGACCACCGTCTGA
- the hxlA gene encoding 3-hexulose-6-phosphate synthase: MKLQVAIDLLTTEDALELAGKVAEYVDIIELGTPLIKAEGLSVITAVKEAHPDKIVFADLKTMDAGELEADIAFKAGADLVTVLGTADDSTIAGAVKAAKAHNKGVVVDLIGIADKAARAKEVRALGAKFVEMHAGLDEQAKPGYDLNGLLSAGTESRVPFSVAGGVKLATIADVQKAGADVAVAGGAIYGASDPALAAKELRAAIN; encoded by the coding sequence ATGAAACTCCAAGTCGCCATCGACCTGCTCACCACCGAAGACGCGCTCGAGCTCGCCGGCAAGGTCGCCGAGTACGTCGACATCATCGAGCTCGGCACTCCCCTGATCAAGGCCGAAGGCCTCTCTGTGATCACCGCCGTGAAGGAAGCCCACCCGGACAAGATCGTCTTCGCCGACCTGAAGACCATGGACGCCGGCGAGCTCGAGGCCGACATCGCCTTCAAGGCCGGCGCCGACCTGGTCACCGTGCTCGGCACTGCCGACGACTCCACCATCGCCGGCGCCGTCAAGGCAGCCAAGGCACACAACAAGGGCGTCGTGGTGGATCTGATCGGCATTGCCGACAAGGCGGCCCGTGCCAAGGAGGTCCGCGCCCTCGGTGCCAAGTTCGTCGAGATGCACGCCGGCCTGGACGAGCAGGCCAAGCCCGGCTACGACCTCAACGGCCTCCTCTCCGCCGGGACGGAATCACGCGTCCCCTTCTCCGTCGCCGGAGGCGTCAAGCTCGCCACCATCGCCGACGTCCAGAAGGCCGGAGCCGACGTCGCCGTCGCGGGCGGGGCCATCTACGGCGCCTCCGACCCGGCCCTCGCTGCCAAGGAACTCCGCGCCGCCATCAACTAG
- the hxlA gene encoding 3-hexulose-6-phosphate synthase: MKLQVAIDLLTTEDALELAGKVAEYVDIIELGTPLIKAEGLSVITAVKEAHPDKIVFADLKTMDAGELEADIAFKAGADLVTVLGTADDSTIAGAVKAAKAHNKGVVVDLIGIADKAARAKEVRALGAKFVEMHAGLDEQAKPGYDLNGLLSAGTESRVPFSVAGGVKLATIADVQKAGADVAVAGGAIYGASDPALAAKELRAAIN; encoded by the coding sequence ATGAAACTCCAAGTCGCCATCGACCTGCTCACCACCGAAGACGCGCTCGAGCTCGCCGGCAAGGTCGCCGAGTACGTCGACATCATCGAGCTCGGCACTCCCCTGATCAAGGCCGAAGGCCTCTCTGTGATCACCGCCGTGAAGGAAGCCCACCCGGACAAGATCGTCTTCGCCGACCTGAAGACCATGGACGCCGGCGAGCTCGAGGCCGACATCGCCTTCAAGGCCGGCGCCGACCTGGTCACCGTGCTCGGCACTGCCGACGACTCCACCATCGCCGGCGCCGTCAAGGCAGCCAAGGCGCACAACAAGGGCGTCGTGGTGGATCTGATCGGCATTGCCGACAAGGCGGCCCGTGCCAAGGAGGTCCGCGCCCTCGGTGCCAAGTTCGTCGAGATGCACGCCGGCCTGGACGAGCAGGCCAAGCCCGGCTACGACCTCAACGGCCTCCTCTCCGCCGGGACGGAATCACGCGTCCCCTTCTCCGTCGCCGGAGGCGTCAAGCTCGCCACCATCGCCGACGTCCAGAAGGCCGGAGCCGACGTCGCCGTCGCGGGTGGGGCCATCTACGGCGCCTCCGACCCGGCCCTCGCTGCCAAGGAACTCCGCGCCGCCATCAACTAG
- a CDS encoding YidH family protein — protein MKLREPQWRREGEMPDYRFSMANERTFLAWIRTSMAILAGSIAIDQLTPDIAPAPVRIVLCLILAAIGALLALEAYRRWSLQEQAMRNKRELPHAWLLVAMTTVVALAALVFAILILSTR, from the coding sequence GTGAAGCTCAGGGAGCCGCAGTGGCGGCGCGAGGGCGAGATGCCCGACTACCGGTTCTCGATGGCCAACGAGCGCACGTTCCTGGCCTGGATCAGGACCTCGATGGCGATCCTCGCCGGCTCCATCGCCATCGACCAGCTCACCCCCGACATCGCCCCCGCCCCGGTGCGCATCGTCCTGTGCCTGATCCTGGCCGCCATCGGCGCCCTGCTGGCCCTCGAGGCCTACCGGCGCTGGTCCCTCCAGGAACAGGCCATGCGCAACAAACGCGAACTCCCCCACGCCTGGCTGCTCGTGGCCATGACCACCGTCGTCGCCCTCGCAGCCCTGGTCTTCGCCATCCTCATCCTCTCCACCCGATGA